One window of the Haloarcula halobia genome contains the following:
- a CDS encoding asparagine synthase C-terminal domain-containing protein — protein sequence MQGADPEVVRAALASREPLPGTGGFSGDLEGALVRDVLGRYPLFVERDASGEQLPADVWSHDPSDLETPEPFPAGYVRDDAGARSVWSLPAPAAYADRGTAVEAVREAVERRIDAVDTDGLALAFSGGVDSALLAARLDAPLYVAGFRESHDVEAARSAAAALDRDLTVVELTHDALERAVPELVAATGRTNAMAIQIALPLYLTAERVAADGFDRLAVGQGADELFGGYAKVAKAPEDPRVEADTVRGAQREVVATLPDQLERDVLALRAAGVEPVAPLLHDAVVRAALRLDDRMLVDGETRKWALRQVALGSLPEAVATRDKKAAQYGSLVARELDRLARQAGYKRRMDDHVTQYVESLTPATTRPFRRRRSP from the coding sequence ATGCAGGGCGCCGACCCCGAGGTCGTCCGGGCCGCGCTCGCCTCCCGCGAGCCACTGCCGGGGACCGGCGGGTTCTCCGGCGACCTCGAGGGTGCGCTCGTGCGCGACGTGCTCGGCCGATACCCGCTGTTCGTCGAACGTGACGCCTCGGGGGAGCAGCTCCCGGCCGACGTCTGGAGCCACGACCCGTCGGACCTCGAGACGCCGGAACCGTTCCCCGCAGGGTACGTCCGCGACGACGCTGGGGCCCGCTCGGTCTGGTCGCTCCCGGCCCCGGCCGCGTACGCGGACCGCGGGACGGCCGTCGAGGCCGTCCGCGAGGCCGTCGAGAGGCGCATCGACGCCGTCGACACCGACGGACTGGCCCTCGCCTTCTCGGGCGGCGTCGACTCCGCGCTGCTCGCGGCGCGCCTCGACGCGCCGCTGTACGTCGCCGGCTTCCGGGAGAGCCACGATGTCGAGGCAGCCCGTTCGGCCGCCGCGGCGCTCGACCGCGACCTGACCGTCGTGGAACTGACCCACGACGCGCTCGAACGGGCGGTCCCCGAACTCGTCGCCGCCACCGGCCGGACGAACGCGATGGCGATCCAGATAGCGCTTCCGCTGTATCTCACGGCCGAGCGGGTCGCCGCGGACGGGTTCGACCGGCTCGCCGTCGGCCAGGGGGCCGACGAACTGTTCGGCGGCTACGCGAAGGTGGCGAAGGCCCCCGAGGACCCCCGGGTCGAGGCAGACACGGTCCGGGGCGCCCAGCGCGAGGTGGTCGCGACGCTGCCAGACCAGCTCGAGCGGGACGTGCTCGCGCTACGGGCCGCCGGCGTCGAACCGGTCGCGCCGCTGTTACACGACGCCGTGGTCCGCGCGGCGCTTCGCCTCGACGACCGGATGCTCGTCGACGGCGAGACGCGCAAGTGGGCGCTCAGACAGGTAGCACTGGGCTCGCTCCCCGAGGCCGTCGCGACGCGTGACAAGAAGGCCGCGCAGTACGGCTCGCTGGTCGCGCGCGAACTCGACCGACTGGCCCGGCAGGCCGGCTACAAGCGCCGGATGGACGACCACGTCACACAGTACGTCGAGTCGCTCACGCCGGCGACGACTCGGCCGTTCCGTCGACGCCGCTCCCCGTGA
- a CDS encoding DUF7521 family protein, which yields MVDTSTVLLVAAKTVTLFCGAVLTYLTYQAYRRTASPAMRALWVGISFVTAGAVFAGSLHQVLNVTVATSVAVESVFTAAGFVVLTYSLYTEQPSEE from the coding sequence ATGGTCGATACGAGTACAGTCCTGCTGGTCGCAGCCAAGACGGTGACGCTGTTTTGTGGCGCTGTCCTGACGTATCTGACCTACCAGGCGTACCGGCGGACCGCATCGCCGGCCATGCGAGCCCTGTGGGTCGGCATCAGTTTCGTGACCGCCGGTGCGGTATTCGCCGGGAGCCTCCACCAGGTGCTGAACGTCACCGTGGCGACGAGTGTCGCCGTCGAGAGCGTCTTCACCGCGGCCGGGTTCGTGGTGCTCACGTACTCGCTGTACACCGAGCAACCGAGCGAGGAATGA
- a CDS encoding Htur_1727 family rSAM-partnered candidate RiPP, whose protein sequence is MERLDNEVDAPRGATSREWELFVSEDPAEPLTHAGSVSAPTAAVAREQASALFGHSVERLWLCPADETRRFQTAEQSLVADDAEANDDATMDRKEMAAETLQGDAE, encoded by the coding sequence ATGGAACGCCTGGACAACGAGGTGGACGCCCCCCGCGGTGCGACGAGTCGGGAGTGGGAACTGTTCGTCAGCGAGGACCCGGCGGAACCGCTCACTCACGCCGGGAGCGTGAGCGCGCCCACGGCTGCCGTCGCCCGGGAACAGGCGAGTGCCCTCTTCGGTCACAGCGTCGAGCGCCTGTGGCTCTGTCCGGCCGACGAGACGCGCCGGTTCCAGACCGCCGAGCAGTCCCTCGTGGCCGACGACGCCGAGGCCAACGACGACGCAACCATGGACCGCAAGGAGATGGCCGCCGAGACACTACAGGGGGACGCGGAATGA
- a CDS encoding TIGR04347 family pseudo-SAM/SPASM protein — translation MISVSKLLSDLDAEGDGLRYDAADESTKSQIRDEKQRRPVVVWNVTKQCNLYCDHCYAAADTDIADGELSTAEGQALLEDLADYGAPVVLFSGGEPLVRQDLEELVAYANEVGVRPVLSTNGTLITEERAASLKDAGLKYAGVSVDGLPERNDDFRGLDGAFEGAVRGIENCLDAGLKTGLRYTITERNAPDLEGVVDLLTDVGVDRFCFYHLDYGGRGTEIVDADLTPEDRRAAVKRVCDMTREYHDRGEEIETLLVGNYADAAYLVEYAREHMSEAQARRVYEYLRVNGGDPTGERVADVDYQGNVHLTQFWQGYSLGNVRDRSFGDIWDDESNPLLRQLRNREAHLKGKCADCRYAGVCRGASRLRALTIEDDLFAPDPQCYLTDDEVRGPAPFDAGTDVANPAD, via the coding sequence ATGATCTCCGTCTCGAAGCTCCTCTCTGACCTCGATGCGGAGGGTGACGGCCTGCGCTACGACGCGGCCGACGAGTCCACGAAGTCTCAGATCCGCGACGAGAAACAGCGCCGGCCGGTCGTCGTCTGGAACGTCACCAAGCAGTGCAACCTCTATTGTGACCACTGCTATGCCGCCGCCGACACCGACATCGCCGACGGCGAGCTCTCGACGGCCGAGGGGCAGGCGCTGCTCGAGGACCTGGCCGACTACGGCGCGCCGGTGGTGCTGTTCTCCGGCGGCGAGCCGCTGGTCCGCCAGGACCTGGAGGAACTGGTCGCCTACGCGAACGAGGTGGGCGTCCGCCCGGTCCTCTCGACGAACGGGACGCTCATCACCGAGGAGCGCGCCGCCTCGCTGAAAGACGCCGGGCTGAAGTACGCCGGCGTCTCCGTCGACGGCCTCCCCGAGCGCAACGACGACTTCCGCGGCCTGGATGGGGCCTTCGAGGGCGCGGTCAGGGGCATCGAGAACTGTCTGGACGCCGGCCTCAAGACCGGCCTGCGCTACACCATAACCGAGCGCAACGCGCCGGACTTAGAGGGTGTGGTCGACCTGCTGACCGACGTGGGCGTCGACCGCTTCTGTTTCTACCACCTGGATTACGGCGGGCGCGGCACCGAGATCGTCGACGCCGACCTCACCCCCGAGGACCGCCGAGCGGCCGTGAAACGCGTCTGTGACATGACCCGAGAGTACCACGACCGGGGCGAGGAGATCGAGACGCTGCTGGTGGGCAACTACGCCGACGCGGCCTACCTCGTGGAGTACGCCCGCGAGCACATGAGCGAGGCCCAGGCCCGGCGGGTCTACGAGTACCTCCGGGTCAACGGGGGCGACCCGACCGGCGAACGCGTCGCGGACGTCGACTACCAGGGCAACGTCCACCTCACGCAGTTCTGGCAGGGCTACTCGCTGGGGAACGTCCGGGACCGCTCGTTCGGCGACATCTGGGACGACGAGTCCAACCCGCTGTTGCGCCAGCTGCGGAACCGCGAGGCCCACCTGAAGGGGAAATGTGCCGACTGCCGGTACGCCGGCGTCTGCCGGGGCGCCTCCCGCCTGCGCGCGCTCACCATCGAGGACGACCTGTTCGCGCCCGACCCGCAGTGTTACCTGACCGACGACGAGGTCCGCGGTCCGGCGCCGTTCGACGCCGGCACCGACGTGGCCAACCCCGCGGACTGA
- a CDS encoding helix-turn-helix domain-containing protein: MVRDPFADDDTPELETVLDALDDEDCRAIVSVLDEPMTASKISEESGIPLSTTYRKLELLTESSLLYEGVEVRSDGQHASRYAIDFEEVVIALDEDREFAVEISHRARSPDQRLENLWSEVRKET, translated from the coding sequence ATGGTTCGGGACCCGTTCGCTGACGACGACACGCCGGAGTTGGAGACGGTCCTCGACGCGCTCGACGACGAGGACTGTCGGGCCATCGTCAGCGTCCTCGACGAACCGATGACGGCGAGCAAGATCTCCGAGGAGAGCGGCATCCCGCTTTCGACGACCTACCGGAAGCTCGAGCTGCTGACCGAGTCGTCGCTCCTCTACGAGGGCGTGGAGGTTCGCTCGGACGGGCAACACGCGAGCCGGTATGCCATCGACTTCGAGGAGGTGGTCATCGCGCTCGACGAGGATCGGGAGTTCGCCGTCGAGATATCTCACCGGGCCAGGTCGCCAGACCAGCGACTCGAGAACCTCTGGTCGGAGGTGCGAAAAGAGACATGA
- a CDS encoding PHP domain-containing protein, whose translation MLSVELHTHSSLSYDGRDSVELLLEQASAVGLDALAVTDHDEIDASLRAAQLAPEYDLVGIPGMEVTCAAGHVLALGIQEAIPQGLSFGETLDRIREQGGLAVVPHPFQESRHGVLEHISKDELATADAIEVYNSRLLTGRSNRQAERFARRRSLPMTAGSDAHIAEMVGQAVTNVDADERSVAAILSAIADGRTTVEGERTPWRISFRQAAGGAKRRVVNRLSTYLD comes from the coding sequence GTGCTGTCGGTCGAGCTCCACACGCATTCGTCGCTGTCCTACGACGGCCGTGACTCCGTCGAACTCCTTCTAGAGCAGGCCAGCGCCGTCGGGCTGGACGCACTCGCAGTCACCGACCACGACGAGATCGACGCCAGTCTCCGGGCCGCCCAGCTCGCACCGGAGTACGACCTCGTCGGGATTCCGGGCATGGAGGTGACCTGTGCCGCCGGCCACGTCCTCGCGCTGGGCATCCAGGAGGCGATCCCGCAGGGCCTTTCCTTCGGCGAGACGCTCGACCGCATCCGCGAGCAGGGCGGCCTCGCGGTCGTCCCCCATCCCTTCCAGGAGTCGCGCCACGGCGTCTTAGAACACATCTCGAAGGACGAACTCGCCACGGCCGACGCCATCGAGGTGTACAACTCCCGACTGCTGACCGGGCGGTCGAACCGACAGGCCGAACGCTTCGCGCGCCGCCGCAGTCTGCCGATGACGGCCGGGAGCGACGCCCACATCGCGGAGATGGTCGGCCAGGCGGTCACGAACGTCGACGCGGACGAACGCTCCGTCGCGGCAATCCTCTCGGCCATCGCCGACGGCCGGACCACCGTCGAGGGCGAGCGGACGCCCTGGCGCATCAGCTTCCGCCAGGCCGCCGGGGGCGCGAAGCGCCGCGTCGTCAACCGCCTCTCGACCTACCTGGACTGA
- a CDS encoding DUF7521 family protein: MSPHIPSSQVGIVVSKTLILIIGGLITYYAYQAYRRTGSPEHKWLTYGFGVVTAGAIIGGVLDLLVGTLLDVELINTSVFVSSSLTAIGLGIILYSLYVR, encoded by the coding sequence ATGAGTCCACACATCCCCAGTTCACAGGTCGGTATCGTCGTCTCGAAGACGCTCATCCTCATCATCGGTGGGCTGATTACCTACTACGCGTACCAGGCCTACCGGCGCACGGGGTCGCCCGAACACAAGTGGCTCACATACGGGTTCGGGGTGGTGACAGCCGGGGCGATAATCGGCGGGGTGCTGGACCTCCTCGTCGGCACCTTGCTGGACGTCGAGCTCATCAACACGAGCGTGTTCGTCTCGAGTTCGTTGACCGCAATCGGCCTCGGCATCATCCTCTACTCGCTGTACGTCCGGTAG